The Danio rerio strain Tuebingen ecotype United States chromosome 10, GRCz12tu, whole genome shotgun sequence genome contains a region encoding:
- the emsy gene encoding BRCA2-interacting transcriptional repressor EMSY isoform X7: protein MIQQEKPLAGSMPVVWPTLLDLSRDECKRILRKLELEAYAGVISALRAQGDLTKDKKELLGELTRVLSISTERHRAEVRRAVNDERLTTIAHHMSGPNSSSEWSIEGRRLVPLMPRLVPQTAFTVMANAVANATAHQNASLPLPAETANKEVVVCYSYTSTTSTPPSASAPSSSSAAVKSPRPASPASNVVVLPSGSTVYVKSVSCSDEDEKPRKRRRTSSSSSSPVLLKEVPKVAVTAPGPKTITLPVSGGPKISNLMQSIANSLPPHMSPVKITFTKPSTQTTNTTTQKVIIVTTSPSSNFVPNILSKSHNYAAVSKLVSSAALTASSQKQTMVISAGGSSVAPGPGPVAVTTVVSSTPSVVMSTVAQGVKIITQQMQPSKILPKPSSAALPSSSSAPIMVVSSNGAIMTTKLVSTPTGSASTYTRPTVSPMGTRVATSPAGATYVKTTSGSIITVVPKALATLGGKIITTSMVSGTTTKITTIPMTSKPNVIVVQKTTGKGTTIQGLPGKNVVTTLLNAGGEKTLQAIPGAKPAIITASRPITKMIVTQPKSLGAGVQPSTTTKIIPTKIVYGQQGKTQVLIKPKPMAFQTAVVSEQTRQLVSETLQQVNRSAENNTTSTHTSAAAAGLENRDDTHTYTEGSPVPSDSTHVKEKSEAKPRQHTIDLSQMAVPIPVSAEQRESPEPSGQSAAESDAHTEFIPIGKVSKAAEVSASSTPGQSASAVSAAPHVVKISTAAVTTQQVEAQVKPQQEQVLVEECELEGDTLDPQTGLFYRSSPQQQLSRVCEAASSSSSSSSSSSRRAEPPLTVKILTHRSSSSAPATAASANTPHTPQLPRLQQAPTTHNRPNTHTQLSQPPPLQAHHPVGSSKTSSGAQVQQPIITQGATVTKITFGAPHVPRAPVSSSSSSEAALKLQAESSSEKPSVSDILKISMMEAEIDPGAEPMLVDSSSDCGPLTKAPAGPSLISSSKQTLAHGPFSRKSKELDIIQVIPQYSIMPDSSQSNVVVEPSGFLEISDYTSQRLDEEQAMEQEVDSSNDEGAAASPSADQSQ from the exons ATGATTCAGCAGGAGAAACCGCTGGCGGGCAGCATGCCGGTGGTTTGGCCCACGCTGCTTGACCTCAGCAGAGATGAATGCAAACGGATCCTCCGTAAACTGG agctgGAGGCGTACGCCGGGGTGATCAGCGCTCTGAGAGCTCAAGGAGATCTCACTAAAGACAAGAAGGAGCTGCTGGGAGAACTGACACGAGTGCTCag catCTCCACAGAGCGCCATCGGGCAGAGGTGCGCAGAGCCGTCAATGATGAGCGCCTGACCACCATCGCACACCA catgtCAGGGCCGAACAGCTCCTCTGAGTGGTCGATTGAGGGCCGTCGGCTGGTTCCTCTGATGCCTCGGCTGGTTCCTCAAACAGCTTTCACGGTGATGGCTAATGCGGTGGCTAACGCTACAGCGCACCAGAACGCCTCGCTGCCACTACCAGCAGAGACCGCCAACAAAGAAG TGGTAGTGTGTTACTCCTACACCAGCACCACCTCCACTCCCCCCAGTGCTTCAGCTCCCAGCAGCAGCAGCGCAGCCGTCAAATCACCCAGACCCGCCAGCCCTGCGTCTAATGTGGTGGTGCTGCCCAGCGGGAGTACAGTCTACGTCAAGa GTGTGAGCTGCTCGGATGAGGATGAGAAGCCCCGTAAGCGGCGCAGGACCAGCTCCTCCAGCTCATCCCCTGTGCTGCTGAAGGAGGTCCCCAAAGTGGCGGTGACGGCCCCAGGCCCCAAGACCATCACGCTACCCGTCAGCGGCGGCCCCAAGATCAGCAACCTCATGCAGAGCATCGCCAACTCCCTGCCGCCGCACATGTCTCCGGTCAAGATCACCTTCACCAAACCCTCCACACAGACCACCAACACCACCACACAGAAG gtgataATCGTGACGACGTCTCCCAGCTCTAACTTTGTGCCGAACATCTTGTCGAAGTCTCATAATTACGCGGCGGTGTCGAAGCTGGTGTCGAGCGCAGCACTGACGGCCTCCAGCCAGAAGCAGACCATGGTGATCTCAGCCGGCGGCTCCAGCGTTGCCCCGGGACCCGGACCTGTGGCCGTCACCACTGTAGTGTCCTCCACACCCTCTGTGGTCATGTCCACCGTCGCACAGG gtgtgaAGATCATCACGCAGCAGATGCAGCCCAGTAAGATTCTGCCCAAACCCTCCAGTGCGGCGCTGCCCAGCAGTAGCTCCGCCCCCATCATGGTGGTCAGCAGCAATGGAGCCATCATGACCACTAAACTGGTGTCCACTCcaacag GCAGTGCCTCCACATACACTCGTCCCACAGTGAGCCCCATGGGTACTCGTGTGGCCACTTCTCCTGCTGGAGCCACGTATGTAAAGACCACCAGCGGCAGCATCATCACCGTCGTGCCCAAAGCTCTGGCCACGCTCGGGGGCAAGATCATCACCACCAGCATGGTGTCCG GAACCACTACTAAGATCACCACCATCCCCATGACGTCCAAACCCAATGTGATCGTGGTGCAGAAGACCACCGGGAAAGGAACCACCATACAGGGTCTGCCGGGGAAAAACGTGGTGACGACACTGCTGAACGCCGGG gggGAGAAGACCCTGCAGGCCATCCCCGGAGCGAAGCCTGCCATCATCACAGCCTCTCGACCCATCACTAAAATGATTGTGACGCAGCCCAAGAGCCTCGGCGCAGGAGTGCAGCCCTCCACCACCACCAAGATCATCCCCACTAAGATCGTCTACGGCCAGCAGGGGAAAACACAG GTGCTGATCAAGCCCAAGCCCATGGCCTTCCAGACGGCGGTGGTGAGTGAACAGACCCGTCAGCTGGTCAGCGAGACGCTCCAGCAGGTCAACCGCAGCGCAGAGAACAACACCACCAGCACACACACCAGCGCTGCTGCTGCGGGACTGGAGAACAGAGAcgacacacacacgtacactgaGGGAAGCCCAGTGCCCAGCGACAGCACTCAcg tgAAGGAGAAGAGCGAGGCTAAGCCGCGTCAGCACACTATAGACCTGAGTCAGATGGCGGTGCCGATCCCGGTGTCAGCGGAGCAGCGGGAGTCTCCAGAGCCGTCGGGTCAGAGCGCAGCGGAGAGCGACGCACACACAGAGTTCATCCCCATCg GTAAAGTGAGTAAGGCAGCAGAGGTCTCCGCCTCCAGCACTCCGGGTCAGTCAGCATCTGCGGTGTCAGCAGCGCCTCATGTGGTCAAGATCAGCACTGCAGCCGTCACCACACAACAG gtggAGGCGCAGGTGAAGCCGCAGCAGGAGCAGGTGTTGGTGGAGGAGTGTGAGCTGGAGGGAGACACTCTGGACCCTCAGACGGGCCTGTTCTACCGCTCGTCCCCGCAGCAGCAGCTCAGCAGAGTGTGTGAAGcagcatcatcttcatcatcatcatcatcttcctccTCCAGGAGAGCAGAGCCGCCGCTGACAGTCAAAATCCTCACACACAGATCATCCTCCAGCGCCCCTGCAACCGCAGCCTCCGCAAACACTCCACACACACCGCAGCTGCCCCGGCTGCAGCAGGCGCCCACCACACACAACagacccaacacacacacacagctgtcacAGCCGCCGCCGCTGCAGGCGCATCACCCTGTGGGCTCCAGCAAGACCAGCAGCGGTGCtcag gTGCAGCAGCCGATCATCACACAGGGCGCGACGGTCACCAAGATCACGTTTGGCGCTCCGCATGTCCCGCGGGCTCCAGtgtccagcagcagcagcagtgaggCGGCCCTGAAGCTGCAGGCCGAGTCCAGCTCAGAGAAGCCCTCGGTCTCAGACATCCTGAAGATCTCCATGATGGAGGCGGAGATCGACCCCGGGGCCGAGCCCATGCTGGTGGACTCCTCCAGCGACTGCGGACCCCTCACCAAGGCCCCCGCCGGCCCCTCGCTCATCAGCAGCTCCAAGCAGACGCTGGCACACGGGCCCTTCAGCCGCAAGAGCAAAGAGCTGGACATCATACAG GTGATCCCGCAGTACTCCATCATGCCGGACTCCAGTCAGTCTAATGTAGTGGTGGAGCCCAGCGGTTTCCTGGAGATCAGCGACTACACCAGCCAGCGTCTGGACGAGGAGCAGGCCATGGAGCAGGAGGTGGACAGCAGCAACGACGAGGGGGCGGCGGCCAGCCCCAGCGCTGACCAATCACAGTGA
- the emsy gene encoding BRCA2-interacting transcriptional repressor EMSY isoform X2: protein MIQQEKPLAGSMPVVWPTLLDLSRDECKRILRKLELEAYAGVISALRAQGDLTKDKKELLGELTRVLSISTERHRAEVRRAVNDERLTTIAHHMSGPNSSSEWSIEGRRLVPLMPRLVPQTAFTVMANAVANATAHQNASLPLPAETANKEVVVCYSYTSTTSTPPSASAPSSSSAAVKSPRPASPASNVVVLPSGSTVYVKSVSCSDEDEKPRKRRRTSSSSSSPVLLKEVPKVAVTAPGPKTITLPVSGGPKISNLMQSIANSLPPHMSPVKITFTKPSTQTTNTTTQKVIIVTTSPSSNFVPNILSKSHNYAAVSKLVSSAALTASSQKQTMVISAGGSSVAPGPGPVAVTTVVSSTPSVVMSTVAQAGSAAVKVASTRLPSPKALIGSPSQILQIPKAQQAVLQSAAPKALQGSISTAQSTALAAAGPGAKPTIQIKQESGVKIITQQMQPSKILPKPSSAALPSSSSAPIMVVSSNGAIMTTKLVSTPTGSASTYTRPTVSPMGTRVATSPAGATYVKTTSGSIITVVPKALATLGGKIITTSMVSGTTTKITTIPMTSKPNVIVVQKTTGKGTTIQGLPGKNVVTTLLNAGGEKTLQAIPGAKPAIITASRPITKMIVTQPKSLGAGVQPSTTTKIIPTKIVYGQQGKTQVLIKPKPMAFQTAVVSEQTRQLVSETLQQVNRSAENNTTSTHTSAAAAGLENRDDTHTYTEGSPVPSDSTHDAPPVVHLISSRGQEWAEQEVSVESSPALIYQELTAESQSATSTIKALLELQQTSVKEKSEAKPRQHTIDLSQMAVPIPVSAEQRESPEPSGQSAAESDAHTEFIPIGKVSKAAEVSASSTPGQSASAVSAAPHVVKISTAAVTTQQVEAQVKPQQEQVLVEECELEGDTLDPQTGLFYRSSPQQQLSRVCEAASSSSSSSSSSSRRAEPPLTVKILTHRSSSSAPATAASANTPHTPQLPRLQQAPTTHNRPNTHTQLSQPPPLQAHHPVGSSKTSSGAQVQQPIITQGATVTKITFGAPHVPRAPVSSSSSSEAALKLQAESSSEKPSVSDILKISMMEAEIDPGAEPMLVDSSSDCGPLTKAPAGPSLISSSKQTLAHGPFSRKSKELDIIQYSIMPDSSQSNVVVEPSGFLEISDYTSQRLDEEQAMEQEVDSSNDEGAAASPSADQSQ, encoded by the exons ATGATTCAGCAGGAGAAACCGCTGGCGGGCAGCATGCCGGTGGTTTGGCCCACGCTGCTTGACCTCAGCAGAGATGAATGCAAACGGATCCTCCGTAAACTGG agctgGAGGCGTACGCCGGGGTGATCAGCGCTCTGAGAGCTCAAGGAGATCTCACTAAAGACAAGAAGGAGCTGCTGGGAGAACTGACACGAGTGCTCag catCTCCACAGAGCGCCATCGGGCAGAGGTGCGCAGAGCCGTCAATGATGAGCGCCTGACCACCATCGCACACCA catgtCAGGGCCGAACAGCTCCTCTGAGTGGTCGATTGAGGGCCGTCGGCTGGTTCCTCTGATGCCTCGGCTGGTTCCTCAAACAGCTTTCACGGTGATGGCTAATGCGGTGGCTAACGCTACAGCGCACCAGAACGCCTCGCTGCCACTACCAGCAGAGACCGCCAACAAAGAAG TGGTAGTGTGTTACTCCTACACCAGCACCACCTCCACTCCCCCCAGTGCTTCAGCTCCCAGCAGCAGCAGCGCAGCCGTCAAATCACCCAGACCCGCCAGCCCTGCGTCTAATGTGGTGGTGCTGCCCAGCGGGAGTACAGTCTACGTCAAGa GTGTGAGCTGCTCGGATGAGGATGAGAAGCCCCGTAAGCGGCGCAGGACCAGCTCCTCCAGCTCATCCCCTGTGCTGCTGAAGGAGGTCCCCAAAGTGGCGGTGACGGCCCCAGGCCCCAAGACCATCACGCTACCCGTCAGCGGCGGCCCCAAGATCAGCAACCTCATGCAGAGCATCGCCAACTCCCTGCCGCCGCACATGTCTCCGGTCAAGATCACCTTCACCAAACCCTCCACACAGACCACCAACACCACCACACAGAAG gtgataATCGTGACGACGTCTCCCAGCTCTAACTTTGTGCCGAACATCTTGTCGAAGTCTCATAATTACGCGGCGGTGTCGAAGCTGGTGTCGAGCGCAGCACTGACGGCCTCCAGCCAGAAGCAGACCATGGTGATCTCAGCCGGCGGCTCCAGCGTTGCCCCGGGACCCGGACCTGTGGCCGTCACCACTGTAGTGTCCTCCACACCCTCTGTGGTCATGTCCACCGTCGCACAGG ccggCTCCGCTGCAGTGAAGGTGGCCTCTACGCGTCTGCCGTCCCCAAAGGCTCTGATTGGCTCCCCGTCTCAGATCCTGCAGATCCCCAAAGCGCAGCAGGCGGTGCTTCAGTCTGCGGCTCCTAAAGCTCTGCAGGGCTCCATCAGCACTGCACAGAGCACAGCGCTGGCGGCAGCGGGCCCCGGGGCCAAACCCACCATTCAGATCAAGCAGGAGTCCg gtgtgaAGATCATCACGCAGCAGATGCAGCCCAGTAAGATTCTGCCCAAACCCTCCAGTGCGGCGCTGCCCAGCAGTAGCTCCGCCCCCATCATGGTGGTCAGCAGCAATGGAGCCATCATGACCACTAAACTGGTGTCCACTCcaacag GCAGTGCCTCCACATACACTCGTCCCACAGTGAGCCCCATGGGTACTCGTGTGGCCACTTCTCCTGCTGGAGCCACGTATGTAAAGACCACCAGCGGCAGCATCATCACCGTCGTGCCCAAAGCTCTGGCCACGCTCGGGGGCAAGATCATCACCACCAGCATGGTGTCCG GAACCACTACTAAGATCACCACCATCCCCATGACGTCCAAACCCAATGTGATCGTGGTGCAGAAGACCACCGGGAAAGGAACCACCATACAGGGTCTGCCGGGGAAAAACGTGGTGACGACACTGCTGAACGCCGGG gggGAGAAGACCCTGCAGGCCATCCCCGGAGCGAAGCCTGCCATCATCACAGCCTCTCGACCCATCACTAAAATGATTGTGACGCAGCCCAAGAGCCTCGGCGCAGGAGTGCAGCCCTCCACCACCACCAAGATCATCCCCACTAAGATCGTCTACGGCCAGCAGGGGAAAACACAG GTGCTGATCAAGCCCAAGCCCATGGCCTTCCAGACGGCGGTGGTGAGTGAACAGACCCGTCAGCTGGTCAGCGAGACGCTCCAGCAGGTCAACCGCAGCGCAGAGAACAACACCACCAGCACACACACCAGCGCTGCTGCTGCGGGACTGGAGAACAGAGAcgacacacacacgtacactgaGGGAAGCCCAGTGCCCAGCGACAGCACTCAcg acgCTCCTCCAGTGGTGCACCTGATCAGCAGCAGGGGGCAGGAGTGGGCGGAGCAAGAAGTGTCTGTAGAGTCAAGCCCCGCCCTCATTTACCAGGAGCTGACGGCGGAGTCTCAGTCGGCCACGTCCACCATCAAAGCCCTGCTGGAGCTGCAGCAGaccagtg tgAAGGAGAAGAGCGAGGCTAAGCCGCGTCAGCACACTATAGACCTGAGTCAGATGGCGGTGCCGATCCCGGTGTCAGCGGAGCAGCGGGAGTCTCCAGAGCCGTCGGGTCAGAGCGCAGCGGAGAGCGACGCACACACAGAGTTCATCCCCATCg GTAAAGTGAGTAAGGCAGCAGAGGTCTCCGCCTCCAGCACTCCGGGTCAGTCAGCATCTGCGGTGTCAGCAGCGCCTCATGTGGTCAAGATCAGCACTGCAGCCGTCACCACACAACAG gtggAGGCGCAGGTGAAGCCGCAGCAGGAGCAGGTGTTGGTGGAGGAGTGTGAGCTGGAGGGAGACACTCTGGACCCTCAGACGGGCCTGTTCTACCGCTCGTCCCCGCAGCAGCAGCTCAGCAGAGTGTGTGAAGcagcatcatcttcatcatcatcatcatcttcctccTCCAGGAGAGCAGAGCCGCCGCTGACAGTCAAAATCCTCACACACAGATCATCCTCCAGCGCCCCTGCAACCGCAGCCTCCGCAAACACTCCACACACACCGCAGCTGCCCCGGCTGCAGCAGGCGCCCACCACACACAACagacccaacacacacacacagctgtcacAGCCGCCGCCGCTGCAGGCGCATCACCCTGTGGGCTCCAGCAAGACCAGCAGCGGTGCtcag gTGCAGCAGCCGATCATCACACAGGGCGCGACGGTCACCAAGATCACGTTTGGCGCTCCGCATGTCCCGCGGGCTCCAGtgtccagcagcagcagcagtgaggCGGCCCTGAAGCTGCAGGCCGAGTCCAGCTCAGAGAAGCCCTCGGTCTCAGACATCCTGAAGATCTCCATGATGGAGGCGGAGATCGACCCCGGGGCCGAGCCCATGCTGGTGGACTCCTCCAGCGACTGCGGACCCCTCACCAAGGCCCCCGCCGGCCCCTCGCTCATCAGCAGCTCCAAGCAGACGCTGGCACACGGGCCCTTCAGCCGCAAGAGCAAAGAGCTGGACATCATACAG TACTCCATCATGCCGGACTCCAGTCAGTCTAATGTAGTGGTGGAGCCCAGCGGTTTCCTGGAGATCAGCGACTACACCAGCCAGCGTCTGGACGAGGAGCAGGCCATGGAGCAGGAGGTGGACAGCAGCAACGACGAGGGGGCGGCGGCCAGCCCCAGCGCTGACCAATCACAGTGA
- the emsy gene encoding BRCA2-interacting transcriptional repressor EMSY isoform X6, with protein sequence MIQQEKPLAGSMPVVWPTLLDLSRDECKRILRKLELEAYAGVISALRAQGDLTKDKKELLGELTRVLSISTERHRAEVRRAVNDERLTTIAHHMSGPNSSSEWSIEGRRLVPLMPRLVPQTAFTVMANAVANATAHQNASLPLPAETANKEVVVCYSYTSTTSTPPSASAPSSSSAAVKSPRPASPASNVVVLPSGSTVYVKSVSCSDEDEKPRKRRRTSSSSSSPVLLKEVPKVAVTAPGPKTITLPVSGGPKISNLMQSIANSLPPHMSPVKITFTKPSTQTTNTTTQKVIIVTTSPSSNFVPNILSKSHNYAAVSKLVSSAALTASSQKQTMVISAGGSSVAPGPGPVAVTTVVSSTPSVVMSTVAQGVKIITQQMQPSKILPKPSSAALPSSSSAPIMVVSSNGAIMTTKLVSTPTGSASTYTRPTVSPMGTRVATSPAGATYVKTTSGSIITVVPKALATLGGKIITTSMVSGTTTKITTIPMTSKPNVIVVQKTTGKGTTIQGLPGKNVVTTLLNAGGEKTLQAIPGAKPAIITASRPITKMIVTQPKSLGAGVQPSTTTKIIPTKIVYGQQGKTQVLIKPKPMAFQTAVVSEQTRQLVSETLQQVNRSAENNTTSTHTSAAAAGLENRDDTHTYTEGSPVPSDSTHDAPPVVHLISSRGQEWAEQEVSVESSPALIYQELTAESQSATSTIKALLELQQTSVKEKSEAKPRQHTIDLSQMAVPIPVSAEQRESPEPSGQSAAESDAHTEFIPIGKVSKAAEVSASSTPGQSASAVSAAPHVVKISTAAVTTQQVEAQVKPQQEQVLVEECELEGDTLDPQTGLFYRSSPQQQLSRVCEAASSSSSSSSSSSRRAEPPLTVKILTHRSSSSAPATAASANTPHTPQLPRLQQAPTTHNRPNTHTQLSQPPPLQAHHPVGSSKTSSGAQVQQPIITQGATVTKITFGAPHVPRAPVSSSSSSEAALKLQAESSSEKPSVSDILKISMMEAEIDPGAEPMLVDSSSDCGPLTKAPAGPSLISSSKQTLAHGPFSRKSKELDIIQYSIMPDSSQSNVVVEPSGFLEISDYTSQRLDEEQAMEQEVDSSNDEGAAASPSADQSQ encoded by the exons ATGATTCAGCAGGAGAAACCGCTGGCGGGCAGCATGCCGGTGGTTTGGCCCACGCTGCTTGACCTCAGCAGAGATGAATGCAAACGGATCCTCCGTAAACTGG agctgGAGGCGTACGCCGGGGTGATCAGCGCTCTGAGAGCTCAAGGAGATCTCACTAAAGACAAGAAGGAGCTGCTGGGAGAACTGACACGAGTGCTCag catCTCCACAGAGCGCCATCGGGCAGAGGTGCGCAGAGCCGTCAATGATGAGCGCCTGACCACCATCGCACACCA catgtCAGGGCCGAACAGCTCCTCTGAGTGGTCGATTGAGGGCCGTCGGCTGGTTCCTCTGATGCCTCGGCTGGTTCCTCAAACAGCTTTCACGGTGATGGCTAATGCGGTGGCTAACGCTACAGCGCACCAGAACGCCTCGCTGCCACTACCAGCAGAGACCGCCAACAAAGAAG TGGTAGTGTGTTACTCCTACACCAGCACCACCTCCACTCCCCCCAGTGCTTCAGCTCCCAGCAGCAGCAGCGCAGCCGTCAAATCACCCAGACCCGCCAGCCCTGCGTCTAATGTGGTGGTGCTGCCCAGCGGGAGTACAGTCTACGTCAAGa GTGTGAGCTGCTCGGATGAGGATGAGAAGCCCCGTAAGCGGCGCAGGACCAGCTCCTCCAGCTCATCCCCTGTGCTGCTGAAGGAGGTCCCCAAAGTGGCGGTGACGGCCCCAGGCCCCAAGACCATCACGCTACCCGTCAGCGGCGGCCCCAAGATCAGCAACCTCATGCAGAGCATCGCCAACTCCCTGCCGCCGCACATGTCTCCGGTCAAGATCACCTTCACCAAACCCTCCACACAGACCACCAACACCACCACACAGAAG gtgataATCGTGACGACGTCTCCCAGCTCTAACTTTGTGCCGAACATCTTGTCGAAGTCTCATAATTACGCGGCGGTGTCGAAGCTGGTGTCGAGCGCAGCACTGACGGCCTCCAGCCAGAAGCAGACCATGGTGATCTCAGCCGGCGGCTCCAGCGTTGCCCCGGGACCCGGACCTGTGGCCGTCACCACTGTAGTGTCCTCCACACCCTCTGTGGTCATGTCCACCGTCGCACAGG gtgtgaAGATCATCACGCAGCAGATGCAGCCCAGTAAGATTCTGCCCAAACCCTCCAGTGCGGCGCTGCCCAGCAGTAGCTCCGCCCCCATCATGGTGGTCAGCAGCAATGGAGCCATCATGACCACTAAACTGGTGTCCACTCcaacag GCAGTGCCTCCACATACACTCGTCCCACAGTGAGCCCCATGGGTACTCGTGTGGCCACTTCTCCTGCTGGAGCCACGTATGTAAAGACCACCAGCGGCAGCATCATCACCGTCGTGCCCAAAGCTCTGGCCACGCTCGGGGGCAAGATCATCACCACCAGCATGGTGTCCG GAACCACTACTAAGATCACCACCATCCCCATGACGTCCAAACCCAATGTGATCGTGGTGCAGAAGACCACCGGGAAAGGAACCACCATACAGGGTCTGCCGGGGAAAAACGTGGTGACGACACTGCTGAACGCCGGG gggGAGAAGACCCTGCAGGCCATCCCCGGAGCGAAGCCTGCCATCATCACAGCCTCTCGACCCATCACTAAAATGATTGTGACGCAGCCCAAGAGCCTCGGCGCAGGAGTGCAGCCCTCCACCACCACCAAGATCATCCCCACTAAGATCGTCTACGGCCAGCAGGGGAAAACACAG GTGCTGATCAAGCCCAAGCCCATGGCCTTCCAGACGGCGGTGGTGAGTGAACAGACCCGTCAGCTGGTCAGCGAGACGCTCCAGCAGGTCAACCGCAGCGCAGAGAACAACACCACCAGCACACACACCAGCGCTGCTGCTGCGGGACTGGAGAACAGAGAcgacacacacacgtacactgaGGGAAGCCCAGTGCCCAGCGACAGCACTCAcg acgCTCCTCCAGTGGTGCACCTGATCAGCAGCAGGGGGCAGGAGTGGGCGGAGCAAGAAGTGTCTGTAGAGTCAAGCCCCGCCCTCATTTACCAGGAGCTGACGGCGGAGTCTCAGTCGGCCACGTCCACCATCAAAGCCCTGCTGGAGCTGCAGCAGaccagtg tgAAGGAGAAGAGCGAGGCTAAGCCGCGTCAGCACACTATAGACCTGAGTCAGATGGCGGTGCCGATCCCGGTGTCAGCGGAGCAGCGGGAGTCTCCAGAGCCGTCGGGTCAGAGCGCAGCGGAGAGCGACGCACACACAGAGTTCATCCCCATCg GTAAAGTGAGTAAGGCAGCAGAGGTCTCCGCCTCCAGCACTCCGGGTCAGTCAGCATCTGCGGTGTCAGCAGCGCCTCATGTGGTCAAGATCAGCACTGCAGCCGTCACCACACAACAG gtggAGGCGCAGGTGAAGCCGCAGCAGGAGCAGGTGTTGGTGGAGGAGTGTGAGCTGGAGGGAGACACTCTGGACCCTCAGACGGGCCTGTTCTACCGCTCGTCCCCGCAGCAGCAGCTCAGCAGAGTGTGTGAAGcagcatcatcttcatcatcatcatcatcttcctccTCCAGGAGAGCAGAGCCGCCGCTGACAGTCAAAATCCTCACACACAGATCATCCTCCAGCGCCCCTGCAACCGCAGCCTCCGCAAACACTCCACACACACCGCAGCTGCCCCGGCTGCAGCAGGCGCCCACCACACACAACagacccaacacacacacacagctgtcacAGCCGCCGCCGCTGCAGGCGCATCACCCTGTGGGCTCCAGCAAGACCAGCAGCGGTGCtcag gTGCAGCAGCCGATCATCACACAGGGCGCGACGGTCACCAAGATCACGTTTGGCGCTCCGCATGTCCCGCGGGCTCCAGtgtccagcagcagcagcagtgaggCGGCCCTGAAGCTGCAGGCCGAGTCCAGCTCAGAGAAGCCCTCGGTCTCAGACATCCTGAAGATCTCCATGATGGAGGCGGAGATCGACCCCGGGGCCGAGCCCATGCTGGTGGACTCCTCCAGCGACTGCGGACCCCTCACCAAGGCCCCCGCCGGCCCCTCGCTCATCAGCAGCTCCAAGCAGACGCTGGCACACGGGCCCTTCAGCCGCAAGAGCAAAGAGCTGGACATCATACAG TACTCCATCATGCCGGACTCCAGTCAGTCTAATGTAGTGGTGGAGCCCAGCGGTTTCCTGGAGATCAGCGACTACACCAGCCAGCGTCTGGACGAGGAGCAGGCCATGGAGCAGGAGGTGGACAGCAGCAACGACGAGGGGGCGGCGGCCAGCCCCAGCGCTGACCAATCACAGTGA